A genome region from Lytechinus pictus isolate F3 Inbred chromosome 16, Lp3.0, whole genome shotgun sequence includes the following:
- the LOC129278716 gene encoding G-protein coupled receptor moody-like, producing MNATSAIKTIENNRPRIDPVGISLLCIGCVGITGNLVCVAILRRHSFRNHTNWLIANQAVVDSLASTFLVASEVTHLAGLKPSDMTYFGAFLLCKLWKSLAFVFGAYAISTFNLVALSIERYLAVVHPVWYLAHFKRRAVYILAVLTWVLAPLFQMINAFLHNIVTDKRKCLYAPTYNHFIIVLFLWEYLIPVGIMTFSFFAIVKRFQHLNRVAEDRILRFPHSRQVGTPVPSVSTNGHSMSSSAIAYVADARANKDQQESITNTEASTSDAGPGLARGRATPEVTIKNSKPGINGVLQRRNTTKVLIAVYLLYVLCWSPNQWAFLYFHLGGHLDPTFHKFSIILCTLNTCVNPFIYVLRLNIYRRELKSMIFSCVQRVLG from the coding sequence ATGAATGCGACATCAGCAATAAAGACCATAGAAAACAATCGTCCTCGAATAGATCCAGTTGGAATAAGCCTACTTTGTATCGGGTGCGTTGGAATTACCGGAAACCTTGTCTGCGTTGCCATTCTTCGTCGGCATTCTTTCCGCAATCACACCAACTGGCTAATCGCAAACCAGGCCGTTGTTGATTCTCTGGCCTCTACTTTCCTCGTCGCATCAGAGGTAACTCACCTCGCAGGTTTAAAACCATCGGATATGACCTACTTCGGTGCGTTTCTTCTCTGCAAGTTGTGGAAATCCTTAGCGTTTGTCTTCGGTGCTTATGCCATATCAACCTTCAACTTAGTGGCTTTGTCAATCGAACGCTACCTAGCGGTTGTTCATCCAGTGTGGTACCTTGCCCACTTCAAGCGACGTGCCGTGTACATTTTGGCTGTTCTTACCTGGGTTTTAGCGCCTCTTTTCCAGATGATAAATGCATTCTTGCACAACATAGTGACGGATAAAAGGAAATGTTTGTACGCACCAACGTACAATCACTTTATAATTGTGTTGTTTCTTTGGGAGTACCTGATACCGGTTGGTATCATGACGTTCTCTTTTTTTGCCATTGTAAAACGGTTCCAACACCTGAATAGAGTGGCTGAGGACCGAATCCTCAGGTTTCCCCATTCCCGACAGGTGGGGACACCTGTACCATCGGTTTCTACCAATGGACATAGTATGTCATCCTCAGCCATAGCGTACGTGGCAGATGCAAGGGCTAACAAGGATCAACAAGAGAGCATCACCAACACAGAGGCATCCACCTCTGATGCCGGACCCGGACTGGCTAGAGGCCGAGCAACGCCAGAGGTTACAATCAAGAACTCCAAACCAGGCATTAATGGGGTATTGCAGAGACGTAACACCACCAAGGTTCTTATTGCCGTGTATCTCCTCTATGTCTTATGCTGGTCTCCCAACCAGTGGGCATTCCTCTATTTCCACCTCGGTGGCCATCTCGATCCTACATTCCATAAGTTTTCAATCATCCTCTGTACTCTTAACACTTGCGTGAATCCTTTCATCTACGTGCTGAGGTTAAATATCTACCGCCGTGAACTAAAATCTATGATTTTCTCTTGTGTGCAAAGAGTATTAGGCTGA